One bacterium DNA segment encodes these proteins:
- a CDS encoding divalent-cation tolerance protein CutA, with amino-acid sequence MESYLIVLTSCASQEEAEKIVQKVLKARLIACANILPGVKSFFWWKGAITSAAECVVVMKTRKKYFKELSEWIQSAHSYKVPEIIAWSIDEGHHEYLDWIHEETELADWQ; translated from the coding sequence ATGGAAAGCTATCTGATCGTGCTCACCTCCTGCGCCTCGCAGGAGGAGGCGGAAAAAATCGTACAAAAGGTGCTCAAAGCCCGTCTGATCGCCTGCGCCAACATCCTGCCGGGGGTAAAATCCTTTTTTTGGTGGAAGGGCGCCATCACCTCGGCCGCAGAGTGCGTGGTGGTGATGAAGACCAGAAAAAAGTATTTCAAAGAGCTCAGCGAGTGGATACAGTCAGCGCATTCGTACAAAGTTCCAGAGATTATCGCCTGGTCCATCGATGAAGGCCATCATGAGTATCTGGATTGGATACACGAAGAGACGGAATTGGCGGATTGGCAATAA
- a CDS encoding BlaI/MecI/CopY family transcriptional regulator produces the protein MKKSLFYSLFLHALAALLFLRIYLPISKPGAKTEMEWRFEEVVQPQMFASPKASNKELTRMAGRVPAPPEHTAEEEAVSADAVVMEPQPPAAPDSVPPAVEMVYSSSYFNKELLQKPVADSSRCSLMAMDRKAIGSNLEPLMGSKYDGLAERSRESLSRTPAKPLPLSDIGMAVARQLKPKTPSRPALMRFVPSQNELAVLKTIWEKGSITDQEIYARLDTSIKLTAVDVNALLKGLEAKGVLMSEIISPRDELTFNTPLGGIAVEKSAQNRRNRVYRYRSLIDRKHMIRFLQAKLDQARNRNYPYATGRRDSAAAVAGLQKKILQVLQ, from the coding sequence ATGAAAAAATCCCTGTTCTATTCACTTTTCTTACACGCTCTGGCCGCCCTTCTGTTCCTGCGGATCTATCTGCCCATCAGCAAGCCTGGTGCAAAGACCGAGATGGAGTGGCGGTTTGAGGAGGTCGTGCAACCGCAGATGTTCGCCTCTCCGAAGGCGTCTAATAAGGAGCTTACGAGGATGGCGGGAAGGGTCCCGGCCCCGCCAGAACATACCGCGGAGGAAGAAGCGGTCTCAGCGGATGCGGTGGTCATGGAGCCCCAGCCACCGGCAGCGCCGGACTCTGTACCGCCAGCCGTTGAAATGGTTTATTCCTCCAGCTATTTCAACAAAGAGCTCCTGCAAAAGCCGGTTGCAGACAGCAGCCGGTGCAGCCTGATGGCCATGGACCGCAAAGCGATTGGTTCCAATCTGGAGCCTCTCATGGGCTCAAAATACGATGGCCTTGCCGAGCGTTCCAGAGAGTCGCTCAGCCGCACCCCGGCGAAGCCCCTCCCGCTTTCAGACATCGGCATGGCCGTGGCCCGGCAGCTCAAACCCAAAACGCCGAGTCGGCCGGCGCTCATGCGGTTTGTGCCCAGTCAAAACGAATTGGCCGTGCTGAAGACCATTTGGGAAAAGGGAAGCATCACTGACCAGGAGATCTATGCCCGGCTGGACACCTCGATTAAATTGACCGCTGTGGATGTGAATGCGCTTCTGAAGGGGCTGGAGGCAAAAGGGGTGTTGATGTCCGAGATCATCTCGCCGCGAGATGAATTGACGTTCAATACCCCGCTCGGCGGCATAGCCGTGGAAAAAAGCGCCCAGAACCGGCGCAATCGCGTTTACCGGTATCGAAGCCTCATCGATCGCAAACACATGATCCGCTTTCTGCAGGCCAAGCTGGACCAAGCGCGAAACCGGAACTATCCATATGCAACAGGCCGGCGCGACTCTGCGGCTGCCGTCGCCGGCCTGCAAAAAAAAATACTCCAAGTGCTTCAATAG
- a CDS encoding sigma-54-dependent Fis family transcriptional regulator, whose product METISDPLILFERACRFLPQLTETAFASLLFFELPSGQLIYKNFSTLDSPVTHWPRLVCRQIDEAVLQQGTVLTCDPQQADRFLILLDEEDGPWQQCELHLPLFWDGNHFALLSVGQKKDDTEFSVADLQLLRILGCLLSRWAVSLSGAEKKHAPTPVGRRPLRCVDPYADIIGNSPAIQEIKKIIAQIAPTEASVLIIGESGTGKELVARAIHRSSRRSDKPMVVMNCASIPETLVESELFGHEKWAFTGAICRRKGKFELAHTSTLFLDEIGDMSLSAQAKLLRVLQDGIFQRVGGEGSVQADVRLISATNKNIHTMIREGGFREDLFFRINLVQIELLPLRDHLEDVPLLVDFFLSQFNEKYHAGLSRINQELYRFLLNYDYPGNVRELRNMVERAVIFHNNPEAIRRMIHSSDPAQQSQRLAAMERQHILAVLQQTDHNKSEAARRLGIARKTLRKKLGPSAS is encoded by the coding sequence ATGGAAACGATTAGTGATCCGCTGATCCTGTTTGAACGGGCCTGTCGATTTCTGCCGCAGCTGACCGAAACCGCCTTTGCCTCACTCCTTTTTTTTGAACTGCCCTCTGGACAGCTTATTTATAAAAACTTTTCTACGCTCGACAGTCCGGTGACGCATTGGCCTCGTCTGGTCTGCCGGCAGATCGATGAGGCTGTGCTGCAACAGGGCACGGTTCTCACCTGCGACCCGCAGCAAGCGGACCGCTTTTTAATCCTGCTGGATGAAGAGGATGGTCCCTGGCAGCAGTGTGAACTGCATCTGCCCCTGTTCTGGGATGGCAACCATTTTGCCCTGCTCAGTGTCGGTCAAAAGAAGGACGATACAGAGTTCAGCGTCGCCGATCTGCAGCTGTTGCGCATTCTCGGTTGCCTGCTGAGCCGCTGGGCGGTCTCGCTCTCCGGTGCGGAAAAAAAGCATGCACCCACCCCAGTGGGCCGGCGTCCATTGCGCTGTGTGGATCCCTATGCCGACATCATCGGCAATTCTCCGGCTATTCAGGAGATCAAAAAGATCATCGCGCAGATCGCGCCCACGGAGGCCAGTGTGCTCATTATCGGCGAGAGCGGCACCGGCAAAGAACTGGTGGCGCGCGCCATTCACCGCTCCAGCCGACGCAGCGATAAACCCATGGTGGTGATGAACTGCGCTTCGATTCCGGAAACGCTGGTGGAAAGCGAGCTGTTTGGACATGAAAAGTGGGCGTTTACCGGAGCCATCTGCCGGCGCAAGGGAAAATTTGAACTCGCCCACACCTCTACGCTTTTTCTCGATGAGATCGGCGATATGAGCCTGTCAGCCCAGGCCAAACTGTTGCGGGTGCTGCAGGACGGCATCTTTCAGCGCGTGGGCGGTGAGGGCTCGGTGCAGGCGGATGTACGGTTGATCAGCGCCACCAATAAGAATATTCACACGATGATCCGGGAGGGCGGGTTCCGTGAAGACCTGTTCTTCCGCATTAATTTGGTACAGATCGAACTTTTACCGCTGCGCGATCATCTGGAGGATGTGCCGTTGCTCGTGGATTTTTTCCTCAGTCAGTTCAACGAGAAATACCATGCCGGATTGTCCCGGATCAATCAGGAGCTCTACCGCTTTTTGTTGAACTATGATTATCCCGGCAATGTGCGTGAGCTGCGCAATATGGTGGAACGCGCCGTGATCTTTCACAACAACCCCGAAGCGATCCGTCGCATGATCCACTCCTCGGATCCGGCGCAACAAAGCCAGCGTTTGGCAGCGATGGAGCGCCAGCACATCCTGGCTGTGCTGCAGCAGACCGATCATAATAAAAGCGAGGCGGCGCGGCGTCTGGGAATTGCCCGCAAAACCCTGCGTAAAAAGCTCGGCCCTTCTGCCTCCTGA
- a CDS encoding TonB C-terminal domain-containing protein — translation MLLALFLSGLLHALLLVMLQPSLESETYQLPAQPAYPDSIQARFPRFHYIPIELIETPDVVKEKAIKQPTPFMSDKNAEAADRYTKKDLPDGLPYSEGNTGLHVFQGGDGMPPGRSFAGAASSAGGGQRSGKHDPQLADAGSGLAGKPYEGDGLIPWEQLRKQSEGALSQEPVPASQTYQPFSRDLLHGGGRAGNRAYSNDGQFDNRKSTAPDFGDVTLSTYAWEWAPYIEYMRRRLRAHIYPPPAFYVMGAISGEVRLHFKLLRNGTVEGLEMLGYQGHVSFVQTSINAVRASNPFKPLPADFPDEALEMTWIFSYYLR, via the coding sequence ATGCTCCTGGCTCTGTTTCTCTCCGGTTTGTTGCATGCGCTGTTGCTGGTGATGCTGCAGCCCAGTCTGGAATCCGAGACCTATCAGCTGCCGGCGCAGCCGGCATACCCTGATTCGATCCAAGCCCGTTTCCCCCGCTTTCATTACATACCCATCGAGCTGATCGAGACGCCGGATGTGGTGAAAGAAAAAGCGATCAAACAGCCGACTCCATTCATGTCGGATAAAAACGCAGAGGCGGCGGATCGTTATACTAAAAAGGACCTGCCCGATGGATTGCCCTACAGCGAGGGCAACACCGGTTTGCATGTTTTTCAGGGCGGGGATGGCATGCCGCCCGGCCGTTCCTTCGCCGGCGCCGCCTCCTCCGCAGGGGGAGGGCAGAGGTCGGGTAAGCATGATCCCCAGTTGGCGGACGCAGGATCAGGCCTTGCTGGAAAGCCGTATGAGGGAGATGGTCTTATTCCCTGGGAGCAGTTGAGAAAACAGTCCGAGGGTGCGTTGTCACAAGAACCTGTTCCCGCCTCGCAGACCTATCAACCTTTCAGCCGGGATCTGCTGCACGGCGGCGGCAGGGCAGGCAACCGGGCGTACAGCAACGACGGTCAGTTCGACAACCGCAAGAGCACAGCCCCCGACTTTGGCGACGTCACGCTCAGCACCTACGCCTGGGAGTGGGCGCCGTACATCGAGTATATGCGCCGTCGGCTCCGCGCTCACATCTATCCACCGCCGGCGTTTTACGTGATGGGCGCCATCAGCGGCGAAGTCCGTCTTCATTTTAAACTGCTGCGCAACGGCACGGTCGAAGGTCTGGAGATGCTCGGCTACCAGGGACACGTTTCTTTCGTGCAGACCAGCATTAACGCCGTCCGGGCCTCCAATCCCTTCAAACCGCTGCCCGCTGATTTTCCCGATGAGGCGCTGGAGATGACCTGGATTTTCTCTTATTATCTGCGTTGA